A region of Nocardioides sp. JS614 DNA encodes the following proteins:
- a CDS encoding methyl-accepting chemotaxis protein yields the protein MLKFLRKADNLQIGVRLGAVFALCGVVWLGAFALDLKTQHDAGVVEDQVTAAQQGQQIGDQLLIAINDITGWQGLYIADAAAMGVEKGLADDAYNVQGFTESQAGIDDLFATMDTSMLTPEESAIIAEAKANFDQFFAEDVKLRAQLKSQGLDALPAVMDSINGGPAGESWSATYDAYDRFHKLIDARVEKLQNQQDADLAAGKRLVLIALGLAIAVAVAMLLIVTRSVVRPMRHMVTQLRRVAEGHLDVRAGLDRRDEVGQMSTALDEALDSISGSLRQMSSNADDLSAASERLSTVSTQMSGTAADAASQTGLVAAAADQVSHNVQTVAAGTEQMSASIREIAHNATDAAAVAGRAVEAAEATTATVTKLGESSSEVGNVIKVINSIAEQTNLLALNATIEAARAGEAGKGFAVVANEVKELAQETARATEDISRRIEAIQADTGEAVVAIGEISGIIAQISDTQTTIASAVEEQTATTNEMSRNVAEAATGSADIAQTITGVARAATENTAAASSTSQAAEDLARMAADMQALVGRFTY from the coding sequence GTGTTGAAGTTCCTGCGCAAGGCCGACAACCTGCAGATCGGAGTGCGCCTGGGCGCGGTGTTCGCCCTGTGCGGCGTCGTATGGCTGGGCGCGTTCGCCCTGGACCTGAAGACGCAGCACGACGCCGGCGTGGTCGAGGACCAGGTCACGGCGGCCCAACAGGGGCAGCAGATCGGCGACCAGCTCCTCATCGCCATCAACGACATCACCGGCTGGCAGGGCCTCTACATCGCCGACGCCGCCGCGATGGGTGTCGAGAAGGGCCTGGCCGACGACGCCTACAACGTGCAGGGCTTCACCGAGTCGCAGGCGGGCATCGACGACCTCTTCGCCACCATGGACACCTCGATGCTCACACCCGAGGAGAGCGCGATCATCGCCGAGGCGAAGGCCAACTTCGACCAGTTCTTCGCGGAGGACGTCAAGCTGCGCGCCCAGCTGAAGAGCCAGGGCCTCGACGCGCTGCCCGCGGTGATGGACAGCATCAACGGCGGGCCCGCCGGGGAGTCCTGGTCCGCGACGTACGACGCCTACGACCGCTTCCACAAGCTCATCGACGCCCGGGTGGAGAAGCTGCAGAACCAGCAGGACGCGGATCTGGCGGCCGGCAAGCGGCTGGTCCTGATCGCGCTCGGCCTGGCCATCGCGGTGGCCGTCGCGATGCTGCTGATCGTCACTCGCTCGGTGGTGCGGCCGATGCGACACATGGTCACCCAGCTGCGCCGCGTGGCCGAGGGCCACCTGGACGTGCGTGCCGGCCTGGACCGGCGCGACGAGGTCGGGCAGATGTCCACCGCCCTCGACGAGGCGCTCGACTCGATCTCCGGGTCGCTGCGTCAGATGAGCTCGAACGCCGACGACCTCAGCGCGGCCTCCGAGCGGCTCAGCACGGTCTCGACGCAGATGTCCGGCACCGCCGCCGACGCCGCGAGCCAGACCGGCCTGGTCGCGGCCGCCGCCGACCAGGTGTCCCACAACGTGCAGACCGTCGCCGCCGGCACCGAGCAGATGTCGGCATCGATCCGCGAGATCGCCCACAACGCCACCGATGCCGCCGCGGTCGCCGGTCGCGCCGTCGAGGCCGCCGAAGCCACCACGGCGACCGTCACGAAGCTCGGCGAGTCCTCCTCCGAGGTCGGCAACGTGATCAAGGTGATCAACTCGATCGCCGAGCAGACCAACCTGCTGGCGCTCAACGCCACCATCGAGGCCGCCCGCGCCGGCGAGGCCGGCAAGGGCTTCGCCGTGGTCGCCAACGAGGTCAAGGAGCTGGCCCAGGAGACCGCCCGCGCCACCGAGGACATCAGCCGCCGGATCGAGGCCATCCAGGCCGACACCGGCGAGGCCGTCGTCGCCATCGGCGAGATCTCCGGGATCATCGCCCAGATCAGCGACACCCAGACCACGATCGCCTCGGCGGTCGAGGAGCAGACCGCGACCACCAACGAGATGTCGCGCAACGTCGCCGAGGCCGCCACCGGCTCGGCCGACATCGCGCAGACCATCACCGGTGTCGCCCGGGCCGCGACCGAGAACACCGCCGCGGCCTCCAGCACCAGCCAGGCCGCCGAGGACCTGGCCCGGATGGCCGCCGACATGCAGGCGCTGGTCGGCCGCTTCACCTACTGA
- a CDS encoding Lrp/AsnC family transcriptional regulator has protein sequence MDDLDGRLIELFAERPRLGVLEASRRLGVARGTVQARLDKLTATGVITGWGPDLSPAALGYPVTAFLTLEIRQGARQGGHDTVGAHLASIPEVLEVHTITGAGDLWARVVARSNSDLQRVIDRVLEAPTIVRSSTVIALATQVPYRMLPLARTLS, from the coding sequence ATGGACGACCTCGACGGCAGGTTGATCGAGCTGTTCGCCGAGCGTCCGCGTCTCGGCGTCCTCGAGGCCTCGCGGCGCCTCGGGGTGGCCCGTGGCACCGTCCAGGCGCGTCTGGACAAGCTCACCGCCACCGGCGTGATCACCGGCTGGGGCCCCGATCTCTCGCCCGCCGCGCTGGGCTACCCGGTGACGGCCTTCCTGACCCTGGAGATCCGGCAGGGCGCCCGCCAGGGCGGCCACGACACGGTCGGTGCCCACCTCGCCTCGATCCCCGAGGTGCTCGAGGTGCACACGATCACCGGTGCCGGCGACCTGTGGGCCCGCGTCGTCGCCCGGTCGAACTCCGACCTGCAGCGGGTGATCGACCGGGTGCTCGAGGCGCCGACGATCGTGCGGTCCTCGACCGTGATCGCCCTGGCCACGCAGGTCCCCTACCGGATGCTTCCCCTCGCGCGAACCCTCAGCTGA
- the hppD gene encoding 4-hydroxyphenylpyruvate dioxygenase, with protein sequence MTLTPDELKADLTLDQLKELVGLVEYDAANDPFPVIAQDAVCFVVGNATQTASFYQLALGMELEAYRGPENGCRESKSYVLRSGSARFVFTGGVTPDSPVLDHHRRHGDGVVDLAMEVPDVDRCIEHARAMGATILVEPHDETDEHGTARLAAIATYGETRHTLVDRSRYSGPYLPGYAPATTTVTRREGRPKRLFQAIDHCVGNVELGRMDEWVTFYNRVLGFTNMAEFIGDDIATDYSALMSKVVASGNHRVKFPLNEPAVAKKKSQIDEYLEFYDGAGCQHIALATNDILRSVDVLRENGIQFLDTPDSYYDDPELRARIGEVRVPIEELKKRKILVDRDEDGYLLQIFTKPMGDRPTVFYEFIERHGSLGFGKGNFKALFEAIEREQELRGNL encoded by the coding sequence ATGACACTGACACCGGACGAGCTCAAGGCCGACCTGACCCTCGACCAGCTCAAGGAGCTGGTCGGCCTCGTGGAGTACGACGCCGCCAACGACCCCTTCCCGGTGATCGCCCAGGACGCCGTCTGCTTCGTGGTCGGCAACGCCACCCAGACCGCGTCCTTCTACCAGCTCGCGCTCGGGATGGAGCTCGAGGCCTACCGTGGCCCGGAGAACGGGTGTCGCGAGTCCAAGTCCTACGTGCTGCGCTCGGGCAGCGCCCGGTTCGTCTTCACCGGCGGGGTCACCCCGGACAGCCCGGTGCTCGACCACCACCGCAGGCACGGCGACGGGGTCGTCGACCTGGCGATGGAGGTGCCCGACGTCGACCGGTGCATCGAGCACGCCCGGGCGATGGGCGCCACGATCCTGGTGGAGCCCCACGACGAGACCGACGAGCACGGCACGGCCCGGCTCGCCGCGATCGCGACGTACGGCGAGACCCGCCACACCCTGGTCGACCGCTCGCGCTACTCCGGCCCCTACCTGCCCGGCTACGCGCCGGCCACGACCACGGTGACCCGCCGCGAGGGCCGGCCCAAGCGCCTGTTCCAGGCGATCGACCACTGCGTCGGGAACGTCGAGCTCGGCCGCATGGACGAGTGGGTGACGTTCTACAACAGGGTGCTCGGCTTCACGAACATGGCCGAGTTCATCGGCGACGACATCGCGACCGACTACTCCGCGCTGATGTCCAAGGTCGTCGCGAGCGGCAACCACCGGGTGAAGTTCCCGCTCAACGAGCCCGCCGTGGCGAAGAAGAAGTCCCAGATCGACGAGTACCTCGAGTTCTACGACGGTGCCGGCTGCCAGCACATCGCGCTGGCGACCAACGACATCCTGCGCAGCGTCGACGTCCTGCGCGAGAACGGCATCCAGTTCCTCGACACCCCGGACTCCTACTACGACGACCCCGAGCTGCGCGCCCGGATCGGCGAGGTGCGGGTGCCGATCGAGGAGCTGAAGAAGCGCAAGATCCTCGTCGACCGCGACGAGGACGGCTACCTGCTGCAGATCTTCACCAAGCCGATGGGGGACCGGCCGACGGTCTTCTACGAGTTCATCGAACGGCACGGCTCGCTCGGCTTCGGCAAGGGCAACTTCAAGGCGCTGTTCGAGGCGATCGAGCGCGAGCAGGAGCTCCGCGGCAACCTCTGA